In Kogia breviceps isolate mKogBre1 chromosome 7, mKogBre1 haplotype 1, whole genome shotgun sequence, a single window of DNA contains:
- the LOC131759559 gene encoding LOW QUALITY PROTEIN: L-lactate dehydrogenase A chain (The sequence of the model RefSeq protein was modified relative to this genomic sequence to represent the inferred CDS: deleted 2 bases in 1 codon), translated as MRARRRGFSTAPPGARLQRNPHVGSRTSARLPPDVSLAVLFKAPPFLHSEYPSSCRQLRVHCSLPPTAARPPDVHSRYDRARRALPIPFGSKSNMATLKDQLIQNLLKEEHAPQNKITVVGVGAVGMACAISILMKDLADEIALVDVIEDKLKGEMMDLQHGSLFLRTPKIVSGKDYNVTANSRLVIITAGARQQEGESRLNLVQRNVNIFKFIIPNIVKYSPNCKLLVVSNPVDILTYVAWKISGFPKNRVIGSGCNLDSARFRYLMGERLGVHPLSCHGWILGEHGDSSVPVWSGVNVAGVSLKNLHPELGTDADKEQWKAVHKQVVDSAYEVIKLKGYTSWAIGLSVADLAESIMKNLRRVHPISTMIKGFYGIKEDVFLSVPCILGQNGISDVVKVTLTPEEQACLKKSADTLWGIQKELQF; from the exons ATGCGCGCGCGCCGCCGGGGCTTCTCAACCGCCCCGCCCGGAGCCCGCCTCCAGCGCAACCCACACGTGGGTTCCCGCACGTCCGCCCGGCTCCCCCCG GACGTCAGCCTCGCGGTTCTATTTAAGGCCCCTCCCTTTCTCCACTCGGAGTACCCGAGCAGCTGCCGCCAACTTCGGGTCCACTGCAGCTTGCCGCCGacggccgcccgcccgcccgacGTGCACTCCCGGTACGATCGGGCCCGGCGCGCA CTTCCT ATTCCTTTCGGTTCTAAGTCCAATATGGCAACTCTCAAGGATCAGCTGATTCAGAATCTTCTTAAGGAAGAACATGCCCCCCAGAATAAGATTACAGTGGTTGGTGTTGGTGCTGTTGGCATGGCCTGTGCCATCAGTATCTTAATGAAG gaCTTGGCAGATGAAATTGCTCTTGTTGATGTCATAGAAGACAAACTGAAGGGAGAGATGATGGATCTCCAACATGGCAGCCTTTTCCTTAGAACACCAAAAATCGTCTCTGGCAAAG ACTATAATGTGACAGCAAACTCCAGGCTGGTTATTATCACAGCTGGGGCACGTCAGCAAGAGGGAGAAAGCCGTCTTAATTTGGTCCAGCGTAACGTGAACATCTTTAAATTCATCATTCCTAATATTGTAAAATACAGCCCAAACTGCAAGTTGCTTGTTGTTTCCAATCCAG TGGATATCTTGACCTACGTGGCTTGGAAGATAAGCGGCTTTCCCAAAAACCGTGTTATTGGAAGCGGCTGCAATTTGGATTCAGCCCGGTTCCGTTACCTCATGGGGGAAAGGCTGGGAGTTCACCCATTAAGCTGTCATGGATGGATCCTTGGGGAGCATGGAGACTCTAGTG TGCCTGTATGGAGTGGAGTGAATGTTGCTGGTGTCTCCCTGAAGAATCTGCACCCTGAATTAGGCACTGATGCAGATAAGGAACAGTGGAAAGCAGTTCACAAACAGGTGGTTGACAG TGCTTATGAGGTGATCAAACTGAAAGGCTACACATCCTGGGCCATTGGACTATCTGTGGCAGATTTGGCAGAAAGTATAATGAAGAATCTCAGGCGGGTGCATCCGATTTCCACCATGATTAAG GGTTTCTATGGAATAAAAGAGGATGTCTTCCTTAGTGTTCCTTGCATCTTGGGACAGAATGGAATCTCAGATGTTGTGAAAGTGACTCTGACTCCTGAGGAGCAGGCCTGTTTGAAGAAGAGTGCAGATACACTTTGGGGGATCCAAAAAGAGCTGCAGTTTTAA